One window of the Caldilineales bacterium genome contains the following:
- a CDS encoding amino acid ABC transporter permease, producing MATANPTMSPGGKGGDPLDQSQVHAQYARQIMAEKERDELLHRIWVAATWVVLFAILGAILSLLNVDFGYILEHTNFVLLGIGVTISVSLISIVVASLLALVGALMRLSPRAAFQGISGFYVSLFRGTPLLIQIYIIYLGLPQVGQQLKLMGYERVGEMLILSAIQSGVLALSLNYGAYMTEIFRAGIQSVSRGQWQAAAALGLSRVQTLRLVVLPQAFRVILPAAGNQFIAMQKDSSLVSIMGVWEITYRANRFARKDSAFMEMFLLAAAMYWVLTILSEWLQGRLEGRMATERH from the coding sequence ATGGCAACTGCCAATCCAACCATGTCGCCTGGCGGAAAGGGCGGCGATCCCCTCGACCAGAGCCAGGTTCACGCCCAATACGCCCGGCAGATCATGGCCGAGAAGGAGCGTGACGAGTTGCTGCACCGCATCTGGGTGGCAGCCACCTGGGTGGTGTTGTTTGCCATCCTCGGCGCCATCCTGTCGTTGCTCAACGTCGATTTCGGCTACATCCTCGAACACACCAATTTCGTGCTGCTGGGGATTGGGGTCACAATCAGCGTTTCGCTGATCTCGATCGTGGTCGCCTCGTTGTTAGCGTTGGTGGGCGCGCTGATGCGGCTGTCGCCGCGGGCGGCGTTTCAGGGCATTTCGGGGTTCTATGTTTCCCTCTTCCGTGGCACCCCTTTGCTGATTCAGATCTATATCATCTACCTGGGCCTGCCGCAGGTGGGGCAACAACTCAAGCTGATGGGTTATGAGCGCGTGGGCGAGATGCTTATTCTCAGCGCCATCCAGTCGGGCGTCCTGGCGCTTAGCCTCAACTATGGCGCCTACATGACTGAGATCTTCCGCGCCGGCATCCAGTCGGTGAGTCGCGGCCAATGGCAGGCGGCGGCGGCGCTCGGTCTCAGTCGCGTCCAGACTTTGCGGCTGGTGGTGCTGCCCCAGGCCTTTCGCGTCATCCTGCCGGCGGCCGGCAACCAGTTCATCGCCATGCAGAAGGACTCCTCGCTGGTCTCGATCATGGGTGTGTGGGAGATCACCTACCGGGCCAACCGTTTCGCCCGCAAAGACAGCGCCTTCATGGAGATGTTCCTGCTGGCTGCGGCCATGTATTGGGTGCTGACCATCCTCTCCGAATGGCTGCAAGGCCGGCTGGAAGGACGGATGGCGACGGAACGGCACTGA
- a CDS encoding cytochrome c, protein MTANIFAWLAIFALTLFFVWLAWRAWRAKRASVKWAGVVVSGLLTLVLAAVSVVVGRGLWMIYVPPPFDPAPALTVAGTPEQLARGEHIALSLCAGCHSPNDALPLSGGRDVGLDSPVPIGELVSFNLTPGGPLQDWSDGEIFRVIRQGVDRNGRRLVAMSNLPVRHLSDDDIQSIIAYLRSQPAVPSTRKEGDYPNLLLAVFVGANLVPPSPGPIEGVVTAPPKGPTAEFGKYVLSYNDCDFCHGPDYNGGKPGGLNPVGPSLRLLKGWTQAQFITTIRTGTDPSGHELSSVMPWKNYRNLDDDELAGIYEYLRALP, encoded by the coding sequence ATGACCGCAAACATTTTTGCCTGGTTGGCTATCTTTGCTCTAACCCTTTTCTTTGTCTGGTTGGCGTGGCGCGCGTGGCGAGCCAAACGCGCCTCGGTGAAGTGGGCAGGCGTTGTCGTCTCCGGTCTGCTCACGCTGGTTCTTGCCGCCGTGAGCGTTGTCGTCGGACGCGGCTTGTGGATGATTTACGTCCCGCCGCCGTTTGACCCCGCCCCCGCGCTCACCGTCGCCGGGACGCCGGAACAGCTGGCGCGCGGCGAACATATCGCCCTGTCGTTGTGCGCGGGCTGTCATTCGCCCAACGATGCCTTGCCGCTGAGCGGCGGGCGGGATGTCGGCCTTGATAGCCCGGTGCCGATTGGCGAACTGGTTTCTTTCAACCTGACTCCCGGCGGGCCGTTGCAGGATTGGAGCGACGGCGAAATCTTCCGCGTCATCCGCCAGGGCGTGGATCGGAACGGGCGGCGCCTCGTCGCCATGTCCAACCTGCCGGTGCGCCACCTGAGCGACGACGACATTCAATCCATCATCGCCTACCTGCGCAGTCAGCCCGCTGTGCCCAGCACACGAAAAGAGGGGGATTATCCCAATCTCCTGCTGGCTGTTTTTGTCGGCGCAAATTTGGTGCCGCCCTCGCCGGGGCCGATTGAGGGTGTGGTGACCGCGCCGCCCAAAGGCCCCACCGCTGAATTCGGAAAGTATGTCTTGTCGTACAACGATTGCGATTTCTGCCACGGCCCAGATTACAACGGCGGCAAACCCGGCGGCCTCAATCCGGTCGGGCCATCCTTGCGTCTGCTGAAAGGCTGGACGCAGGCACAATTCATCACCACCATTCGCACCGGCACGGACCCTTCTGGCCATGAACTCTCCTCGGTCATGCCGTGGAAGAATTATCGGAACCTGGACGATGACGAGTTGGCCGGGATATACGAATACCTGCGCGCGCTGCCGTAA
- a CDS encoding SRPBCC family protein: protein MKSQVSTLIHRPLAEVFRFVANFENQSQWQAATIQNTQITPGPMRVGAQGRHVGKWLGRNYESIGEVVEYEPDREWGYKSVSGPYDLVMHYHFESVGDDTRLTMDVEGETKGFFGFFKFMEPLVARAGEKLLKDDLIRLKKVMENER from the coding sequence ATGAAATCCCAAGTCAGCACCCTCATTCATCGCCCGCTCGCCGAGGTGTTTCGCTTTGTCGCCAATTTCGAGAATCAATCGCAGTGGCAAGCGGCCACCATTCAGAACACACAGATCACCCCCGGCCCGATGCGAGTTGGTGCGCAAGGCCGGCATGTGGGCAAATGGCTGGGGCGAAACTACGAGAGCATCGGCGAAGTGGTCGAATATGAACCCGATCGCGAGTGGGGCTACAAAAGTGTCTCTGGCCCCTATGATTTGGTGATGCACTATCACTTCGAGTCGGTTGGCGACGACACGCGCCTGACGATGGACGTGGAAGGCGAAACGAAAGGCTTCTTCGGTTTCTTCAAGTTCATGGAGCCGCTGGTGGCGCGAGCGGGAGAGAAACTGTTGAAGGACGATTTGATACGGCTGAAGAAGGTAATGGAGAATGAAAGATAA